In one window of bacterium DNA:
- a CDS encoding DNA adenine methylase produces MIKSPLRYPGGKSRAVGYLYRFIPQYEEFREPFFGGGSFSFYCVQKNPYAKYYASDINYDLYCFWKELQSNKDELIREILRVRQGYVNGKELFQELVAKRKQPLSDFQRAVDFFVLNRITFSGVVDSGGYSEQAFQKRFTISSIQRLKHAYEVIKHIEFSPKDYTDLLGKEGKGVFIFLDPPYYSTTQSRLYGKNGYLHVDFNHEVFFENLKQLKHKWLITYDNNEYIRALFKDFYQVEWELQYGMNNYKQQTAQKGKELLVANYEITKMDVQGII; encoded by the coding sequence CAGTAGGCTATCTTTACAGATTTATTCCTCAATATGAGGAATTCCGAGAACCATTTTTTGGAGGAGGGTCATTTTCGTTTTACTGTGTTCAGAAAAATCCGTATGCCAAGTATTATGCAAGTGATATAAACTATGATTTGTATTGTTTCTGGAAGGAATTACAATCGAACAAGGATGAGTTAATCAGAGAAATTCTTAGGGTGAGGCAAGGATATGTTAATGGAAAAGAATTATTTCAGGAACTTGTTGCCAAACGAAAACAGCCGTTATCAGATTTTCAGCGAGCAGTTGATTTTTTTGTGCTAAACAGAATTACATTTTCCGGTGTTGTGGATAGTGGAGGATATTCAGAACAGGCATTTCAAAAACGCTTTACAATATCTTCTATCCAACGATTAAAACATGCTTATGAGGTTATCAAACACATAGAATTCAGCCCAAAAGACTATACTGACCTATTAGGTAAAGAAGGTAAAGGTGTATTTATTTTTTTGGATCCACCATATTATTCAACTACACAGTCAAGATTATATGGAAAAAATGGGTATCTTCATGTAGATTTTAATCACGAAGTATTTTTTGAAAATCTCAAACAATTAAAGCATAAATGGTTAATAACCTATGATAATAACGAATATATCCGAGCATTGTTTAAAGACTTTTATCAGGTTGAGTGGGAATTGCAATACGGGATGAACAATTATAAACAACAGACAGCACAAAAAGGGAAAGAGTTGTTGGTTGCAAATTATGAGATAACAAAAATGGATGTGCAAGGGATAATTTAA